Within the Pseudonocardia alni genome, the region CGGCGTGGTACCGGCGTGCGCCCGCCAGGTCACCTCGACGACCGCGCGCAGCGGTCCGGCGGGGGCCGTCTCGGAGTAGCTGCGCACGGCACCAGCCTACGGACGCGGCACGGCCCCGGTGCCGGCGTCGCCGGTCCGGGGCCGTGGCTGCGTGCGCGGGGTCAGGAGGCGCGCAGGACCGCCTGGATCTCCAGCTCGACGCCGACCTTCTCGCTGACGACGACGCCGCCGCCGTCCATCGGCAGCTCGATGTCGACACCGAACTCCGACCGCTTGACGGTGGTCTTCGCGGTGAACCCGGCGCGGGTGCCGCCCCAGGCGTCGGGGCCGAAGCCGTTCAGCTCGAGGTCCAGCTCGACGGGCTTGGTGACGCCCTTGAGGGTCAGGTCGCCGGTGAGCACGTAGTCCTCACCCTTCGCGGCGATCCCGGTGGACCGGAAGGTCCACTCCGGGTACTTCTCGACCTCGAAGAAGTCGGCGGAGCGGATGTGGCCGTCGCGCTGGTCGTTGCCGGTGGTGATCGAGGAGGCGTCGATGGTGGCGGTGACGGTGGAGTCCTCGAGCCGCTCCGCGGTCACGAGCTCGCCGGAGACCTTCTCGAAGCGGCCACGGACCTTGCTGACCATCATGTGACGGACGACGAACGCCACGTCGGAGTGCACCGGGTCGATGTCCCAGGTGCCGACGACGTAGCCGGGGATGGTGGTGGCAGCGGTCATGGTGGTGACTCCTCGGGATAGTTGAACTCTCACTTGTTGAGAGCGATACTAGGTTCAACGAATGCCACACCCCAATGTTTCGGAGGGTGCTATGAGTCACACACGCTGGCTGGACGACGAGGAGCAGCGCACCTGGCGCGCCTTCCTGGCCGCGCAGCGGCTGGTCTCGGAGAAGGTGGAGCGACGCCTGCAGGCCGGGGCGGGGATGCCCCAGGCGTACTACGAGATCCTGGTCCGGCTCTCCGAGGCGCCGGACCGCACGCTGCGGATGAGCGTCCTCGCGGACTCCGCGCTGTCCTCGCGCAGCCGGGTGTCGCACGCGGTGGCCCGGATGGAGGAGGCGGGCTGGATCGAGCGACGGTCCTGTCCCACCGACCGGCGCGGTCAGCTGGCCCGGCTGACCGACCGCGGCTTCGAGGTGCTGGCCGGTGCGGCCCCGGACCACGTCGAGAGCGTCCGCGAGGCGGTGTTCGACGGGCTGACCCCGGCCCAGCAGGCCGGGCTGCGCGAGGCGTGCGAGGCGGTCGTCGCGCACCTGTCCGGTGGCGGGGAGTGGCCCGTGACCCGGGACTCGGGACCGGACGGCCCGGACCCGGCCCAGGCGTCCTAGGCTGGGCACATGCCTCATTTCGACGTCGTCGTACTCGGAGCCGGACCCGGTGGATACGTGGCGGCCATCCGTGCTGCCCAGCTCGGCCGCAGTGTGGCGGTGATCGAGGAGAAGTACTGGGGCGGTGTCTGTCTCAACGTGGGCTGCATCCCCTCCAAGGCGCTGCTGCGCAACGCCGAGATCGCGCACATCGTCACCAAGGAGCAGAAGACCTTCGGTCTGTCCGGTGAGGTGTCGCTCGACTTCGGCGCCGCCTTCGACCGCAGCCGTTCGGTCGCGGACGGGCGCGTCAAGGGCGTGCACTTCCTGATGAAGAAGAACAAGATCACCGAGCTCGACGGGTTCGGCCGGTTCACCAAGCCGGGCGAGATCGAGGTCGAGCTGTCGAAGGGCGGCAACGAGACCGTCACCTACGACGACGTGATCATCGCTGCGGGCTCCACCGTCAAGCTGCTGCCGGGCACCGAGCTGTCCGACCGCGTCGTGACCTACGAGGAGCAGATCCTCACCCGCGAGCTGCCGGAGAGCGTGATCATCGCCGGTGCCGGTGCGATCGGCGTCGAGTTCGCGTTCGTGCTGGCCAACTACGGCGTCGACGTCACCATCGTCGAGTACCTGGACCGGCTGCTCCCGCTCGAGGACGCGGACGTGTCCAAGGAGCTGCTCAAGGCCTACAAGAAGCTCGGCGTGACGGTGCGGACCTCCACGAAGGTCGAGTCCATCACCGACGACGGCAAGGGTGTCACCGTCTCGGTCTCCTCGTCCAAGGGCAGCGAGGACCTGCGCGCCGACAAGGTCGTGCAGGCGATCGGCTTCGCCCCGCGGGTCGACGGGTACGGCCTCGACAAGCTCGGCGTGAACCTCACCGAGCGCGGCGCCATCGAGATCGACGACTACATGCGCACCAGTGTGGAGCACGTCTACGCCATCGGTGACGTCACCGCGAAGCTCATGCTCGCCCACGTCGCCGAGGCGCAGGGCATCGTCGCCGCCGAGACCCTGGCGGGCGCCGAGACCCAGGAGCTGAACTACAAGATGATGCCGCGCGCGACCTTCTGCAACCCGCAGGTCGCGTCGTTCGGCTACACCGAGACCGAGGCCCGCGAGCTGGCCGACGAGAAGGGCTGGAAGGTCAACACCGCGACCTTCCCGTTCACCGCGAACGGCAAGGCGCACGGCATGGCCGAGCCCGCCGGCTTCGTCAAGCTGATCGCCGACGACACCTACGGCGAGCTGCTGGGTGGGCACATCATCGGCGCCGAGGCGACCGAGCTGCTGCCCGAGCTGACCCTGGCCCAGAAGTGGGACCTGACCGTCCACGAGATGGCGCGCAACGTGCACGCGCACCCGACCCTGTCGGAGTGCCTGCAGGAGGCGATCCACGGCCTGGCCGGCCACATGATCAACTTCTGATCACGGCCGCGACGGCCCGCATCCCGCTCGGGGTGCGGGCCGTCGCGCTGTCCGGCCCCGCCGCCGGGCCCACGGGAAGCCGCCGGCGGGGCGGGGAAGGGTCAGGAGTGGCGGGAGTCCGGCTCGCGGCGGGCGGTGTGCTCGCGACGCGTGGTGGAGCCCGCGGCGGCGCGCTGCTCGTGGCGCTCGGCGGCCAGTGCCGCCTCCACCGCGGCCTGCACGGCGGCGGTGTTGACGTCGGGATCGATCAGCCTGGCGGCGGCGAGGGAACGGGCCGAGACCGAGATGCTGACCATGGGTGACTCCTGGAACTGTCGCGTGGTGGGCGTGGTGGGCGTCGGGGAAGGCCCCACGCTGGGCCCTTCCCCGGGTGGCGTCGCGCGACCCGCCGGGTAATGACCGATTCAGGTACCGATGTGGGTGACGTATGTTACCCACTGGTAAACGCGCTGGCCCGAGGACCTTAACGGACGAGGTCGGCCAGCAGCAGGCGGGTGACGTACAGGCCGTCGGGGACCCAGGCCCGGTCCGGCGCGCCGATCCGGGCCGCCAGCTCGTCGAGGGTCCACCAGTCGCCCTCGGCCACCTCCGAGGGCTGGTGGGTCACCGGGCCGTCGGAGAAGGCGCGGTAGACGTGCACGTGGGCCCGCAGACCGTCCGGGCCGGTGCCGGGCCCGGTGTCGACACCCAGCGCGGCGGCGTCGAAGGCGACCACGGCCAGCTTCTCCAGCGGCACGCCGGTGACGCCGAGCTCCTCGCCGAGCTCGCGGGCGGCGCACGCGTCGGGGGTCTCGCCCTCGTCGAGGACCCCGCCGGCGAGGCAGTCCCACATCCCGGCCATGACCAGCTTGGTGTCGGTACGACGGTGCACGTAGACCCGCGTGCCGTCGGCGGAGCGGAGCAGGACCGCCGTCGTGGCGTGCCACAGCGAGCGCGCGTAGACCTCGCCGCGCTCGGCGACGCCGGTGGGCGCGCCCCCGGCGTCGAAGACGGTGAGGCGCTCACGTGCGGGATCGGTCACGCCACGATGATCCCGCCGGGCCGCGGTGCACCCCGACCGGGGGCGCGGACGGTTAGTCTCGTGCAATGCACTCTCGCGCAGGGGGCCGGTCGTGACGGCCCGCCGGATCATGGGCACCGAGGTGGAGTACGGCATCGCCGTGCCCGGTGACCCCACCGCGAACCCCGTCGTCACCTCGACGCAGGTGGTGCTGGCCTACGCCGCTGCGGCGGACGTGCCCCGCAACCGCCGGGCGCGCTGGGACTACGAGGTGGAGTCGCCGCTGCGCGACGCCCGGGGGTTCGACCTGTCGGCGCCGTCGCTGGCGCCGCAGCTCGACACCGACCTCGACGACCTCGGCGCGGCGAACGTCATCCTCACCAACGGCGCCCGGTTCTACGTCGACCACGCCCACCCGGAGTACTCCACTCCGGAGGTCCTGTCCCCGCGCGACATCGTGACCTGGGACAAGGCCGGCGAGCGGATCATGCTGGAGGCGGCGAACCGCGCGGCCACCGTGCCGGGTGCGCCGCGGATGCAGCTCTACAAGAACAACGTCGACGGCAAGGGCGCCAGCTACGGCTCCCACGAGAACTACCTGATGGCCCGGACGACGACTTTCCCGTCGATCGTCACCGGCCTCACCCCGTTCTTCGTGACCCGCCAGGTCGTCTGCGGCGCCGGCCGGGTCGGCCTCGGCCAGCAGGGTGACGAGGCCGGCTACCAGATCGCCCAGCGCTCGGACTACGTCGAGGTCGAGGTCGGCCTGGAGACCACGCTCAAGCGCGGCATCATCAACACCCGCGACGAGCCGCACGCCGACGCCGACAAGTACCGCCGCCTGCACGTCATCATCGGCGACGCGAACCTGTCCGAGATCTCGACGCTGCTCAAGGTCGGCACCACCGCCCTGGTCCTCGACATGATCGAGAAGGGGCGCTCGTTCGAGGACCTGCGCCTGGCCGAGCCGGTGAAGTCGGTCTCGCGGATCAGTCACGACCCGACGCTGCAGCGGACCGTCCCGCTGGCCGACGGTCGTCACCTCACCGCGGTGCAGATCCAGCAGGAGTACCTGGCCCGCGCGGTCGAGCACATGGAGCAGACCGTCTCCCCGCGCCGCGAGGAGTGGGACCCCGACACCCGCGAGGTCGTCGAGGAGTGGGAGTCGGTACTGGTCGACCTGGAGCGCGACCCGATGCTGACCGCCGACCGGCTCGACTGGACGGCCAAGCTCAAGCTGCTCGAGGCCTACCGCGAGCGCGACGGCCTGACCTGGGGGTCGGGCCGGCTCGGGATGGTCGACCTGCAGTACTCCGACGTGCGGCTGGCCAAGGGCCTCTACAACCGGCTCGTCACCCGCGGGTCGATGCGCCGGCTGGTCACCGAGGAGCAGGTCGCCGCGGCGATCACCGAGCCGCCCGAGGACACCCGCGCCTACTTCCGCGGTACCTGCATGGGCCGGTTCCCGGTCGAGGTCGCCGCCGCGTCCTGGGACTCGGTGATCTTCGACCTGGGCCGCGAGTCCCTGGTGCGGATCCCGACGCTGGAGCCGCTGCGCGGTACCCGCAAGCACGTGGGGGAGCTGTTCGAGGCGGTGTCGACGGCCGAGGAGCTGGTCGACAAGCTCACCGCCTCCTGAGCCCGCCCGCCGGGGGGAGCGGATCACACGCCGCTGCGCAACAGGCGATTTTGTCGCCCCCGGTGGGTAGGGTGAACCTGCAGGCAACTCTGCGAGGAGGAGGCGTCATGTCCCAGGAGCAGACCAAGCGCCAGGGTGGCGGCGACGGAGACGACGAGTCCGGGGAGAACGCGTCCGGATCCGGTCAGGAGCGCCGCGAGAAGCTCGGTGAGGACGTCGACACCATCCTCGACGAGATCGACGACGTGCTGGAGGAGAACGCGGAGGACTTCGTGCGGTCCTACGTGCAGAAGGGCGGTGAGTGAGCCCCACGGGGCCACTCACCCTGCCGCACCCCGGCACCAGCAGTACCGTCCCGGCCGGGTCCGCACCTGCGGGCCCGGCCGTGCCGGAAGGGCCGCAGACCCCGCCGACGCGGGGGAGCGGGACCACCGGCGCACGCAGTTCGAACGAAAGGCACGTCCGAGAGATGGAGTTCCGGCCGTCGGTCACCTCCGGGCTGGTGCCCGGGCACCACACGGGTCAGCTCGGCACCTTCCTGACCGGGTCGCAGTCGTTCTCCGACTTCGTCGGCGGCGCGGCCCCGCACCTGCTCCCCGGCGCGGGCCTGGACCGGACAGCCGGTCCCGGCACCTCCGCCGACGCCCTGGGCGTCCCGCACGGCACCACGATCGTCGCGCTGCTGTTCTCCGGCGGCGTCGTGATCGCCGGTGACCGGCGCGCGACCGCGGGCAACGTGATCGCCCAGCGCGACATCGAGAAGGTGTTCGTCACCGACACCCATTCCGCCGTCGGCATCGCCGGCTCCGCGGGGATCGCGCTGGAGATGGTCCGGCTGTTCTCGGTCGACCTCGAGCACTACGAGAAGCTCGAGGGCGTCCCGCTCTCGCTCGACGGCAAGGCCAACAAGCTCGCCGGCATGGTCCGCCAGAACCTGGGCGCGGCGATGCAGGGCTTCGTCGTCGTCCCGCTGTTCGCGGGCTACGAAACCGACGCCGCCGACCCGGCGCAGGCCGGCCGGATCGTCACCTTCGACCCGACCGGAGGCCGGTACGACGAGAACCTCGGCTTCCACGCGGTCGGTTCCGGCTCGGTGTTCGCGAAGTCGTCGCTGAAGAAGCTGCACGACCCGGCCGCGGACCTCGACGGCGCGGTGCGCACCGCGGTCGAGGCTCTCTACGACGCCGCGGACGACGACACCGCCACCGGTGGGCCGGACACGGTGCGGCGCATCTACCCGGTGGTCGTCGGCATCACCGCCGAGGGCGCCGTGCGCCGCGACGACGCCGAGATCGCCGCCGTCGTCGACCAGGTGATCGCCGGGCGCCGGGAGCGCCCTGGCGGTCCGGCCCGCTGACCCCCTCCCCGCACGAAGCACGAGCCTGGAGCGCCTCCCCATGACGATGCCGTTCTACTCCTCCGTCGACCAGCTGCTGCGTGACCGTTCCGAGCTGGCCCGCAAGGGCATCTCGCGCGGCCGCAGCGTGGTCGTGCTGACCTACGCCGGTGGCGTGCTGTTCGTCGCGGAGAACCGGTCGACGGCGCTGCACAAGGTCTCCGAGATCTACGACAAGATCGGCTTCGCCGCGGTCGGCCGGTACAACGAGTTCGAGAACCTGCGTACCGGCGGGATCCGGATGGCCGACTTCCGCGGGTTCACCTACGACCGGCGCGACGTGACCGGCCGGATGCTGGCCAACGCCTACGCGCAGGCGCTGGGCACCGCGTTCGTCGAGCAGCAGAAGCCCTTCGAGGTGGAGCTCTGCGTCGCCGAGGTGGGCGTCGAGGCCGCCGGGGACCAGCTGTACCGGATCACCTACGACGGGTCGATCACCGACGAGCCGCGGTTCGTCGTCATGGGCG harbors:
- the dop gene encoding depupylase/deamidase Dop; its protein translation is MGTEVEYGIAVPGDPTANPVVTSTQVVLAYAAAADVPRNRRARWDYEVESPLRDARGFDLSAPSLAPQLDTDLDDLGAANVILTNGARFYVDHAHPEYSTPEVLSPRDIVTWDKAGERIMLEAANRAATVPGAPRMQLYKNNVDGKGASYGSHENYLMARTTTFPSIVTGLTPFFVTRQVVCGAGRVGLGQQGDEAGYQIAQRSDYVEVEVGLETTLKRGIINTRDEPHADADKYRRLHVIIGDANLSEISTLLKVGTTALVLDMIEKGRSFEDLRLAEPVKSVSRISHDPTLQRTVPLADGRHLTAVQIQQEYLARAVEHMEQTVSPRREEWDPDTREVVEEWESVLVDLERDPMLTADRLDWTAKLKLLEAYRERDGLTWGSGRLGMVDLQYSDVRLAKGLYNRLVTRGSMRRLVTEEQVAAAITEPPEDTRAYFRGTCMGRFPVEVAAASWDSVIFDLGRESLVRIPTLEPLRGTRKHVGELFEAVSTAEELVDKLTAS
- the prcB gene encoding proteasome subunit beta → MEFRPSVTSGLVPGHHTGQLGTFLTGSQSFSDFVGGAAPHLLPGAGLDRTAGPGTSADALGVPHGTTIVALLFSGGVVIAGDRRATAGNVIAQRDIEKVFVTDTHSAVGIAGSAGIALEMVRLFSVDLEHYEKLEGVPLSLDGKANKLAGMVRQNLGAAMQGFVVVPLFAGYETDAADPAQAGRIVTFDPTGGRYDENLGFHAVGSGSVFAKSSLKKLHDPAADLDGAVRTAVEALYDAADDDTATGGPDTVRRIYPVVVGITAEGAVRRDDAEIAAVVDQVIAGRRERPGGPAR
- a CDS encoding ubiquitin-like protein Pup gives rise to the protein MSQEQTKRQGGGDGDDESGENASGSGQERREKLGEDVDTILDEIDDVLEENAEDFVRSYVQKGGE
- a CDS encoding MarR family winged helix-turn-helix transcriptional regulator; its protein translation is MSHTRWLDDEEQRTWRAFLAAQRLVSEKVERRLQAGAGMPQAYYEILVRLSEAPDRTLRMSVLADSALSSRSRVSHAVARMEEAGWIERRSCPTDRRGQLARLTDRGFEVLAGAAPDHVESVREAVFDGLTPAQQAGLREACEAVVAHLSGGGEWPVTRDSGPDGPDPAQAS
- a CDS encoding NUDIX hydrolase; amino-acid sequence: MTDPARERLTVFDAGGAPTGVAERGEVYARSLWHATTAVLLRSADGTRVYVHRRTDTKLVMAGMWDCLAGGVLDEGETPDACAARELGEELGVTGVPLEKLAVVAFDAAALGVDTGPGTGPDGLRAHVHVYRAFSDGPVTHQPSEVAEGDWWTLDELAARIGAPDRAWVPDGLYVTRLLLADLVR
- a CDS encoding YceI family protein, which produces MTAATTIPGYVVGTWDIDPVHSDVAFVVRHMMVSKVRGRFEKVSGELVTAERLEDSTVTATIDASSITTGNDQRDGHIRSADFFEVEKYPEWTFRSTGIAAKGEDYVLTGDLTLKGVTKPVELDLELNGFGPDAWGGTRAGFTAKTTVKRSEFGVDIELPMDGGGVVVSEKVGVELEIQAVLRAS
- the prcA gene encoding proteasome subunit alpha, whose product is MTMPFYSSVDQLLRDRSELARKGISRGRSVVVLTYAGGVLFVAENRSTALHKVSEIYDKIGFAAVGRYNEFENLRTGGIRMADFRGFTYDRRDVTGRMLANAYAQALGTAFVEQQKPFEVELCVAEVGVEAAGDQLYRITYDGSITDEPRFVVMGGQTEPISQKLSETYEHGLELGAAIEVALGGLQVPGADPASPGNGANAQPRVLGAEALEVAVLDRTRPRRTFRRLEGAALADLLPAANRGTEEPEPDVAGGDDTPAAGGALGGDGAS
- the lpdA gene encoding dihydrolipoyl dehydrogenase translates to MPHFDVVVLGAGPGGYVAAIRAAQLGRSVAVIEEKYWGGVCLNVGCIPSKALLRNAEIAHIVTKEQKTFGLSGEVSLDFGAAFDRSRSVADGRVKGVHFLMKKNKITELDGFGRFTKPGEIEVELSKGGNETVTYDDVIIAAGSTVKLLPGTELSDRVVTYEEQILTRELPESVIIAGAGAIGVEFAFVLANYGVDVTIVEYLDRLLPLEDADVSKELLKAYKKLGVTVRTSTKVESITDDGKGVTVSVSSSKGSEDLRADKVVQAIGFAPRVDGYGLDKLGVNLTERGAIEIDDYMRTSVEHVYAIGDVTAKLMLAHVAEAQGIVAAETLAGAETQELNYKMMPRATFCNPQVASFGYTETEARELADEKGWKVNTATFPFTANGKAHGMAEPAGFVKLIADDTYGELLGGHIIGAEATELLPELTLAQKWDLTVHEMARNVHAHPTLSECLQEAIHGLAGHMINF